One Bremerella sp. JC817 genomic window carries:
- a CDS encoding DUF1552 domain-containing protein: MRSRWNRRMFLRASGIAMGLPLLGSMGTTRLLAKDNADESGDVRRMLAICAPLGIHTPNLFPEKSGRDFELSPYLKPMQPVRDKITVVSGIMHPNVDGGHAAEKSFLTGAAHPGQPSFQNTISVDQLAAEQIGYKTRFGSLTLAVDNNSLSYTRSGVQIPAENRPSKLFARLFLEGTPQEKAEQMRRIEDGQSIMDLVQDQTKKVTRQVGREDNQTLDQYFTSVRELEQRLVQAEAWAKHPKPEVDRKQPEDITDRGNLTERLRLMYEMIFLAIQTDSTRLITLIGPGGNEVVSLDGVEDGWHNLSHHGRDPGKIEMLSIIELEEMRLLAELLQKLDNAQEGDHSLLDQTAILFGSNLGNASSHNNTNLPILSAGGHFRHGQHLAFEDGKAPPLCNLLVNYLQHLGLETDEFSSATGTLTGLQMV, encoded by the coding sequence ATGCGTTCACGATGGAACCGCCGAATGTTTCTCCGGGCTTCCGGGATTGCGATGGGATTGCCGCTGTTGGGAAGCATGGGCACGACTCGTCTGTTGGCGAAGGATAACGCCGACGAGTCAGGCGATGTCCGCCGCATGCTGGCGATCTGTGCCCCGCTGGGAATCCACACGCCGAATCTCTTTCCTGAGAAGTCAGGCCGCGACTTCGAGCTGAGTCCGTACTTGAAGCCAATGCAGCCAGTGCGTGACAAGATTACGGTCGTCTCGGGGATCATGCATCCCAACGTCGACGGCGGACACGCGGCGGAGAAAAGCTTTCTGACAGGGGCCGCGCATCCTGGGCAGCCTAGTTTTCAGAACACAATTTCGGTCGATCAGTTAGCCGCCGAGCAGATCGGCTACAAGACCCGCTTCGGTTCGTTGACGTTGGCAGTCGACAACAACAGCCTTTCGTACACGCGCAGTGGTGTTCAGATCCCAGCCGAGAACCGTCCTTCCAAGTTGTTCGCTCGCTTATTCCTCGAAGGAACGCCGCAAGAGAAAGCGGAGCAGATGCGGCGGATCGAAGATGGCCAGAGCATCATGGACCTGGTTCAAGACCAAACGAAGAAGGTCACCAGACAGGTCGGTCGCGAAGACAACCAGACGCTCGATCAGTACTTCACCAGCGTGCGTGAACTGGAGCAACGCTTGGTACAAGCTGAGGCCTGGGCGAAGCATCCCAAGCCAGAAGTCGATCGGAAGCAGCCGGAAGATATCACCGATCGCGGGAATTTGACCGAACGCCTGCGCTTGATGTACGAGATGATCTTCCTGGCGATTCAAACCGACTCGACGCGGCTGATCACCTTAATTGGTCCTGGCGGCAACGAAGTGGTCTCGCTCGATGGTGTCGAAGATGGTTGGCATAACCTGAGCCATCACGGCCGCGACCCTGGCAAGATCGAGATGCTTTCGATCATCGAACTGGAAGAGATGCGTTTGCTGGCCGAGCTTCTCCAGAAGCTGGACAATGCCCAGGAAGGCGATCATTCGCTGCTCGATCAAACGGCGATCTTGTTCGGATCGAACCTCGGCAACGCCTCGAGTCACAACAACACGAACCTGCCGATCCTGTCGGCGGGTGGACATTTCCGTCATGGACAACATCTGGCGTTCGAGGATGGCAAAGCACCGCCGCTGTGCAATCTGCTGGTGAACTATCTGCAGCACCTGGGCCTTGAGACGGACGAGTTCTCTTCGGCCACAGGCACCCTGACCGGACTTCAGATGGTTTAA